A section of the Sceloporus undulatus isolate JIND9_A2432 ecotype Alabama chromosome 3, SceUnd_v1.1, whole genome shotgun sequence genome encodes:
- the LOC121925960 gene encoding LOW QUALITY PROTEIN: gamma-tubulin complex component 2-like (The sequence of the model RefSeq protein was modified relative to this genomic sequence to represent the inferred CDS: substituted 1 base at 1 genomic stop codon): protein MYTPIVHHDSQTFYEYKELALQMSTANTDPFKDDLKIGLMPHDLITQLLRVLAIETKQEKAILYARGRQPAARGPDWPLSLIINRKALTRYQMFFQHMFYCKHVERQLYSVWICSKAAKCSSLHFSKWFAGAFTLHQRMLNFVQNIQYYIMFEVMEMTWHVLEKNLKSAPKIDDILIHHASFLDNCLKDCMLTNPELLKIFSKMMSVCIMFTNCMQRFSHSMKLDNEWGRLAAEHGTMRGPPTEQEHLEKVTQKQLANKLLAEHADSLHMAAGFEATINKFDSNFSAHLLLDKLSLYSTCDYEHSMINIIYKLDFNGFYTEXLKHMSVERRQKTDP from the exons GAGCTGGCCCTGCAGATGAGTACGGCCAATACGGACCCCTTCAAGGATGACCTCAAGATTGGCTTGATGCCTCACGACCTCATTACGCAGCTCTTGCGGGTTCTGGCCATTGAAACAAAGCAGGAGAAAGCAATCctctatgccaggggtaggcaacctgcggcccgcggaccggat TGGCCGCTCTCCTTGATCATCAACAGGAAGGCCCTGACACGCTACCAGATGTTCTTCCAGCACATGTTCTACTGCAAACATGTTGAGCGGCAGCTGTACAGTGTCTGGATCTGCAGCAAAGCAGCCAAATGCTCCTCACTGCACTTCTCCAAATGGTTTGCCGGGGCTTTCACCCTCCACCAGCGGATGcttaattttgtgcagaacatcCAGTACTACATAATGTTTGAAGTGATGGAGATGACATGGCATGTCCTGGAGAAGAATCTCAAGTCGGCCCCCAAGATTGACGACATCTTGATTCACCACGCCAGTTTCCTGGACAATTGCCTGAAGGACTGCATGCTCACCAACCCAGAGCTGCTGAAGATCTTTTCGAAGATGATGTCTGTCTGCATCATGTTCACCAACTGCATGCAGAGATTCTCCCACAGCATGAAGCTGGACAATGAATGGGGACGGCTGGCAGCGGAGCATGGGACCATGCGGGGACCCCCGACAGAGCAGGAGCACCTGGAGAAGGTCACCCAGAAGCAGCTGGCAAACAAGCTGCTGGCGGAGCACGCCGACTCCCTGCACATGGCGGCAGGCTTTGAGGCAACCATAAACAAGTTTGACAGCAACTTCTCTGCCCACCTCTTGCTGGACAAGCTGAGCCTCTACAGCACCTGTGACTATGAGCACAGCATGATCAACATAATTTACAAGTTGGACTTCAATGGCTTCTACACGGAGTGACTGAAGCACATGTCTGTGGAGCGGCGCCAGAAGACCGACCCATAA